Part of the Candidatus Saccharibacteria bacterium genome, AAAATCGTGGATCGACAAGTTCAAGTGAAATAACCTCTTGGTCTGTGAAAGTATTCTGTAGCTCTTGATGAGACGCAAGGTCAGACCTAAACCCGTGCCCCGCTAAAATTTTGTTTCCAAAAAGTAGTGCGTCACCTTCGCCTTCAAAGTCAGCATGCGGGATAGTTGTCTGCGAGTAGCCATTTTGAGTAAACCAATGCTTAAACAATTGAGTTTCAGGTTGGCGCTCAGGGAATTTAAATCGAGGTAACACCACTTTGCCATCGATAACTAACGCTCCATTAGCGGTAAACACCATGTCCGGCAAGCCGCTTACTCCATCAATAAGTTGAATGTTATAGCCAAGAAAGTTATAAATCTCAAAAAGCTCAATCCATTGTTGTTTGGCGCGCTGTGTATTAACGGGAGTGTCCGTTTTCATCCAGGCATTAATTTCGTAGCTAACTTCAAAATAATCTGGTCGGCACATAAGTATATTCATAAGCTATAAGTGTAAATTAACATTGCATAATCGACTAAATGTTTTTTAAATGTGCTATATTATCTGTTAATGACAAGTCCAGAATCACCCAAACCAACAGTTGAGGAACGAGCTTTACAGGCCTTTAAAGAGTCTGTTGAAAGAATGGCCCGTGAAACTTTATCAGGGGCAGAGGAGCATACTTCAGAGGCTGTAGCATATTACAAACACCCCGACCGGACAGACGGAGAGCGAGTTGCATTTGCACTAGGAAGCCTAGTCGGCTCTTATGTCGAAGCGCTAAGGTTTGCCTCACTAGTTGACGCCGACATTGGTGCTAGTCTCTTATAATATTGACTAACAGTCAATATAATGCTATTGTTTATTTATTAATTCACAAATTCACAAAAACAAAAAAAGGATATAAAAATAAAAATGGAACAATTACCAGCACCCTCAAGTGAAGTTCAAAATATAATCGATAGCGATAATTTTACAGTCAACGAGATAGATGCGTTTGAAAGCGGCGCTCAAGCTTTATCAGAGTCGGCTACTCCAGAAGATCGTACTGAAGCCTTTCAGTTAGTAGTAGATTCATCAGATGAGCCTGACTTAGCTCGCTTTCGGCGCTACCTTAATGCACGAAGACAAGATGATTCTGTAAGTGAACAGATGAATGCAGCCTATTTTGATGAAACATCCCCACCGCCCAACTCAAAACTACAAGATGCTGTCGAATATGGAGAAAGCACCGTGTCGCGGAAAATTGATGTCGTTAACAAGACAAAAGATGCTGTCAAAATTTTTGTTGATAACCGAGGTATCGTGCATTCGAATAAGGCAGAGGCTCTTACTACCGAGCGTACTTACGATAAACTAGCGCACTAAACCAAAAATCGCCCAGTATTTAATTAAATACTAATATTGAATTATTTATAAAAATATGATATAAATACAACACCCTAGGTGAACCAAAGGACTTCTCTGGTTTGCTTCCCCTATCAAGGAAAGGGTGTGATTGAGTTGCGTAAGCACCTCACG contains:
- a CDS encoding amidinotransferase; amino-acid sequence: MNILMCRPDYFEVSYEINAWMKTDTPVNTQRAKQQWIELFEIYNFLGYNIQLIDGVSGLPDMVFTANGALVIDGKVVLPRFKFPERQPETQLFKHWFTQNGYSQTTIPHADFEGEGDALLFGNKILAGHGFRSDLASHQELQNTFTDQEVISLELVDPRFYHIDTCLTVLNDDTLAYFPGAFSPEAQEKLKALAGTVIIASEPDAIGFGLNTFSDGNNVVISADAPQLIQDISNAGFNTHAIKINEFKKSGGGIKCLTLTLR